From a single Capsicum annuum cultivar UCD-10X-F1 chromosome 12, UCD10Xv1.1, whole genome shotgun sequence genomic region:
- the LOC107850983 gene encoding probable pectate lyase 13 isoform X1, producing MLSVICILLVSFFPLIIVSLNLTLPHQHPYPEAVVQDVQRKVNESFSRRQLLDATINTQCQTGNPIDDCWRCDPNWSKNRQRLADCAIGFGQGAMGGKNGKYYVVSDSSDTDVVNPKPGTLRHAVIQDEPLWIIFSGDMYIILKHELIVNSYKTIDGRGAKVHITGNGCITLQYISNVIIHNIHIYNCRPSGNTDIRSTPTHVGHRGRSDGDGISIFNSRNIWIDHCALSHCTDGLIDAIMGSTGITISNSYFTHHDEVILLGHDDGYLPDSGMQVTIAFNHFGVGLVQRMPRCRRGYIHVVNNDFTEWQMYAIGGSANPTINSQGNRYTAPVDANAKEVTKRVDTDEGEWSDWNWRTEGDVMVNGAFFVPSGEGMSNQYAKASSMEPQSGAIIDQLTLNAGVFGAPRDNSISISYGGGTTTGATGSGGGGPTTNGENDFFGMMFGSATPQNLSTTTTILMSLLIILVLYITNNYGGQLSLQLLLLLLL from the exons ATGCTTTCTGTCATTTGCATTCTGTTGGTCTCATTTTTCCCATTAATTATAGTTTCTCTAAATCTTACCCTTCCTCATCAACATCCTTACCCTGAAGCTGTGGTTCAAGATGTACAAAG GAAGGTGAACGAATCATTTTCCAGAAGACAGCTGTTAGACGCCACAATAAACACCCAATGTCAAACAGGCAACCCAATAGACGATTGCTGGCGCTGCGACCCAAACTGGTCCAAAAACCGCCAGCGCCTAGCCGACTGCGCCATAGGCTTTGGCCAGGGGGCAATGGGAGGCAAAAATGGGAAATACTACGTCGTATCTGATTCCTCAGATACAGACGTAGTAAATCCAAAACCAGGAACTCTACGCCACGCCGTAATCCAGGATGAACCACTTTGGATCATTTTCTCAGGAGACATGTACAtaattttgaagcatgaactcatagTCAACAGTTACAAAACAATTGATGGACGTGGAGCAAAAGTGCATATAACAGGCAATGGATGTATAACATTGCAGTATATCAGCAATGTGAttatacataatatacatatatacaattgtCGTCCATCGGGGAATACGGATATAAGGTCTACACCAACGCACGTTGGACATAGAGGAAGATCGGATGGCGATGGTATATCGATATTTAATTCAAGGAATATATGGATTGATCATTGTGCATTATCACATTGTACTGATGGTTTAATTGATGCTATTATGGGCTCAACTGGAATTACCATTTCGAATAGTTATTTTACTCACCATGATGAAGTTATCCTATTAGGACATGATGATGGATACTTGCCTGACTCTGGAATGCAG gTGACAATAGCATTCAATCATTTTGGAGTAGGGCTAGTACAAAGAATGCCAAGGTGTAGAAGAGGATATATACATGTAGTGAACAATGATTTTACAGAATGGCAAATGTATGCGATTGGTGGAAGTGCTAATCCTACTATTAATAGTCAAGGCAATCGCTATACTGCCCCTGTGGATGCAAATGCTAAAGAG GTGACAAAGCGCGTGGATACAGACGAGGGGGAGTGGAGTGACTGGAACTGGAGAACCGAAGGGGATGTAATGGTAAATGGCGCATTTTTCGTGCCATCTGGTGAAGGAATGAGCAACCAATATGCCAAGGCGTCGAGCATGGAGCCACAATCCGGTGCTATTATCGATCAACTCACTCTCAATGCTGGTGTTTTTGGTGCCCCAAG gGATAATAGTATTAGCATATCATATGGAGGTGGGACCACCACCGGAGCAACCGGGAGTGGCGGTGGTGGGCCCACCACCAACGGCGAAAACGACTTCTTTGGAATGATGTTTGGGAGCGCCACACCACAAAATTTATCAACAACTACTACTATACTAATGtcacttttaattattttagttttgtataTTACCAACAACTATGGTGGCCAATTATCATtacaattattgttattattattactatag
- the LOC107850983 gene encoding probable pectate lyase 13 isoform X2: MGGKNGKYYVVSDSSDTDVVNPKPGTLRHAVIQDEPLWIIFSGDMYIILKHELIVNSYKTIDGRGAKVHITGNGCITLQYISNVIIHNIHIYNCRPSGNTDIRSTPTHVGHRGRSDGDGISIFNSRNIWIDHCALSHCTDGLIDAIMGSTGITISNSYFTHHDEVILLGHDDGYLPDSGMQVTIAFNHFGVGLVQRMPRCRRGYIHVVNNDFTEWQMYAIGGSANPTINSQGNRYTAPVDANAKEVTKRVDTDEGEWSDWNWRTEGDVMVNGAFFVPSGEGMSNQYAKASSMEPQSGAIIDQLTLNAGVFGAPRDNSISISYGGGTTTGATGSGGGGPTTNGENDFFGMMFGSATPQNLSTTTTILMSLLIILVLYITNNYGGQLSLQLLLLLLL, from the exons ATGGGAGGCAAAAATGGGAAATACTACGTCGTATCTGATTCCTCAGATACAGACGTAGTAAATCCAAAACCAGGAACTCTACGCCACGCCGTAATCCAGGATGAACCACTTTGGATCATTTTCTCAGGAGACATGTACAtaattttgaagcatgaactcatagTCAACAGTTACAAAACAATTGATGGACGTGGAGCAAAAGTGCATATAACAGGCAATGGATGTATAACATTGCAGTATATCAGCAATGTGAttatacataatatacatatatacaattgtCGTCCATCGGGGAATACGGATATAAGGTCTACACCAACGCACGTTGGACATAGAGGAAGATCGGATGGCGATGGTATATCGATATTTAATTCAAGGAATATATGGATTGATCATTGTGCATTATCACATTGTACTGATGGTTTAATTGATGCTATTATGGGCTCAACTGGAATTACCATTTCGAATAGTTATTTTACTCACCATGATGAAGTTATCCTATTAGGACATGATGATGGATACTTGCCTGACTCTGGAATGCAG gTGACAATAGCATTCAATCATTTTGGAGTAGGGCTAGTACAAAGAATGCCAAGGTGTAGAAGAGGATATATACATGTAGTGAACAATGATTTTACAGAATGGCAAATGTATGCGATTGGTGGAAGTGCTAATCCTACTATTAATAGTCAAGGCAATCGCTATACTGCCCCTGTGGATGCAAATGCTAAAGAG GTGACAAAGCGCGTGGATACAGACGAGGGGGAGTGGAGTGACTGGAACTGGAGAACCGAAGGGGATGTAATGGTAAATGGCGCATTTTTCGTGCCATCTGGTGAAGGAATGAGCAACCAATATGCCAAGGCGTCGAGCATGGAGCCACAATCCGGTGCTATTATCGATCAACTCACTCTCAATGCTGGTGTTTTTGGTGCCCCAAG gGATAATAGTATTAGCATATCATATGGAGGTGGGACCACCACCGGAGCAACCGGGAGTGGCGGTGGTGGGCCCACCACCAACGGCGAAAACGACTTCTTTGGAATGATGTTTGGGAGCGCCACACCACAAAATTTATCAACAACTACTACTATACTAATGtcacttttaattattttagttttgtataTTACCAACAACTATGGTGGCCAATTATCATtacaattattgttattattattactatag